Genomic DNA from Echeneis naucrates chromosome 23, fEcheNa1.1, whole genome shotgun sequence:
TGCTGTGACATTAATCTTTAATTCACCACGAGCAATAAAATCTGCTACAGACAGACGTGAACCATAAAATGTGTTGGAAAATAATTTATACACTGAAGCACGAATTAAAGGTTTTAACAATAAAACCATGACGATGGATTAGTTTATACAGACCGGAAttcacagcccccccccctcctcctccaatcAGCAGACAGGAACCTCCTGATGATTACAGCTCTTTGTGCTTCACTTTACCTGCATGTGTTTCTGATTTGGACGTGAGGCAAAGTGTTTTTATTGGCCGGCGGAGGCTCAGTTTCCTGTTACAGACGCTCTTTTGTGCTTCGtcctctctgcttttatttcctgtaaCATGGAGGTAAGAGGCCGCTCGGCTTTTCTTCATCCAGCTAATTGGGAGCCACTTTACCCCGTTACCCCCTTATGACAGGGCACTTTTTACTGATCCTGCTGGTTTCTGCTGGGCCTCAGAGCCAAGACGAGGATCCTCAGGTGGAAACCAACCAGGAACCTTCAGCTCATCAGTGCATCTCTGCTGGATTCAGGTCTGGGCTCAGACTGGACCAGGTTGGTGTTGGAGGATGTCTCCAACATATGAAGACCCTGAACTGTCTTCTTCTACTGTTATTTTACATGTTGCTGCTCAGAGGAACtcatgacaggaagtgaggaacAGATTCACTgggagtcagtcagtcagtctacaGTCAGTCCTTCAGTCGGTCTAcagtcagtccttcagtcagtctacagtcagtcagtccttcagtcagtccttcagtcagtccttcagtcagtcTACAGTCAGTCCTTCAGTCGGTCTAcagtcagtccttcagtcagtctacagtcagtcagtccttcagtcagtcTACAGTCAGTCCTTCAGTCGGTCTAcagtcagtccttcagtcagtcagtctacagtcagtcagtccttcAGTCGGTCTAcagtcagtccttcagtcagtcagtctacaGTCAGTCTAcagtcagtccttcagtcagtcagtctacagtcagtcagtccttcagtcagtcagtctacagtcagtccttcagtcagtctacagtcagtccttcagtcagtcagtccttcagtcagtcTACAGTCAGTCTAcagtcagtccttcagtcagtctacagtcagtcagtccttcagtcggtctacagtcagtcagtccttcagtcagtcagtccttcagtcagtcagtccttcagtcagtcTACAGTCAGTCTAcagtcagtccttcagtcagtctacagtcagtcagtctacagtcagtcagtctacaTTCAGTCCTTCAAGCAGTCAGTCTACAGTCTACAGTGAtccagaacctggacctggacctgcgGCCTGTCAGGTTTATTTTTAGACTGCAGGGGTCGGAGGTCAGCATCTGTCAGAGTGAAAGGGGGCTGGAAAAGCCCCCCTGGAGGTGTCGCCCCTCAGGTGGACCTCGTGCTCAGATGCAGCTCTTCCTCCACGGACAGTCAGCGGTGTTGTTCTCAGCAGATGTCTGGGAAAGCCCCCATAACAGCCCTGCGGTCACAATGATCATCATGGACCGGTCCGTctgaactgaacacacaaacgcCTCCATGTTTCAGTGTGACATCACGACCTGCAGCCACCTGTCCACGTTCACCTGGCAACCATGGGCGACCACGTCACACCTGACTCGTGGAACAAGTTGTGTAGGTGTGTTGGTTAGCGGATGAAGTCCACAGGATGTTTAGACATCCAGCTCTATGACATCATGGTAAACACTctaatctgattggctgattgtgAGATAAGGTCTATTTATACTCGTCTTCAGAGCGGCTTGTTGTCATAGCGATGACAGCTGGGATCACACAcccagacagaaacacagagagaggcacGTACAGAcaatcagaggtcaaaggtcacagatgAGGTCAGATCCAGTCGATTCATCACCAGCTGATTCAGTCAGCGGGGCCACGCCCTCTCTTCTCCAGCTttaatgaaatggaaacaggTGAGTCATAAAAGGGCGGACCTTTATGACTCACACCTGGAAGCTGATGAGTGCTCATCGGACCTGGACTGTCTGGGGTAAATTTGTCCTGATCAGCTGATCTGCGTTGACACAGAAACTACCCCCCCAAACTGCTCCAGTGGACTCTGTTATCTGTGAAATCCCTCACAGTCCTCTGCAGAGGATCCGCCCGGGCGCTGACAGCTCCTCTTCCTTGTTTTGATTTAACAGGGAGCGGCTCAGACTCCCAGACTCAGAGTCCAGGATCAAACGAGGATCAACTCAGGAACCGGACTGAGTTGCCAGCTGTTGACCCAGGGTGGGGTGCCAggttcatcctctgaggagcaGGATCTTCATGATGTCTagtctttcagtttattttaaataaatttctgataatcacaaatgtaaaaaatatgttttcaatcTTTGGAATACATCTTTTTAGAATGTGGACTCTGGACGGCCCTCGCTGCTCGTCGTCAGCACCTTGGGCTCCCTGAAACCAGATCCTGCACTTTTCTACTTTTACTTCAGACATCTCTGGAGGTTACACAGATTCTGAGAGCGAGGAGAAAaaagatttcagattttatttgttcactTATTGTTCACTTATCCTCAAATGATGAACAGAGTCCAGATGCTCTGACTGATTTCAGACTCTCAGATCGTCTCGGTCATCATGAAGCAGCTCACAGATTTATGCTGTAGCTGATCCTGGTCCTCCTGGGTTCGTTTAGTCAGGGTGAGCGATGAGCATCTTGGCAGCAGGAAACAAGCCATCCATCGTGATCCTGTAAAACACATCCAgtgacaggaagagggaggatcTGCTGCAGGTATTCCAACTGAAGGAGCTTTGTGTGTCCGTGAAGGTTTTCAGTCCAGGTGGACGTGGAAATAAACAGTCAGAcctgaaggccacacacagTCCAGGAAAAGAGCCGGTTTAAGGAAGCAGAGAGGCGTGTGGCTCAGGAGCTGAAGGTTCCTGGTTGGAACAGACTGGTTTCCACCTGAGGATCCTCATCTTGGCTCTGAGGCCCAGCAGAAACCAGCAGGATCAGTAAAAAGACACTTAAACACGAGACCAGCAAAAATGATGAAACCTTAGAATGAGACCTGAGCTTCTTCAGGTAAGACTTTGTTTACTCTGTCCATGTCCACACTGGAGCTCTGGGGGTCTGAGCTGgacccaggtccaggtccaggtttagagaagGGCCGATGTCTGGATCCAGATCAGGTTGAGCTGGTCCGTCTGTAATAAAGGCTGTTAATGAATCAGCTCCGGACTCTCAGTCTGAAACTTCTTCTTCGTTGGTGGCCTGGAAACCTCAGTGTTGTTCTGGTCTGACAGTTGATATTGGACGGACTTCAGCTGGACGTGTCCTCCTCTGTTAGCGTCTGCTGCATGGAGCTAATCAATGAGAGCTCGTTACAGGACGGGATGTTGGTTTAAAGACACAACATCAACAGACAGTTAAGTGGACCTCGTTAATCCCATTAACATACGAggaattgtgtgtttgttcagataATTGGGCTGAATTATTCAATTAGTGCGTTTTGGAAGCAAAGTTTGGAGCGCTCGTTTtccacaaagagaaaaaagacagagctgctgtcaaCTGAATGACCCAGATCATGGCGGCGTCTCCGGAGGGTGAACCAGTCAAACCTCTGAGGACGTCAGCTGCAGTTTGGTGTGTCCTGTCCctgatctgtctctgcagaggtTCAATCTGCCTTCTTGTTCGTCCCAGCTTTCCTCATCTTCCTGATTCTCCACCATTCTGGCGCCACGAGAggatttttctcctctttccaccTCCAGAGCTTGTCATTGCTCCAAGTCTGGGAACTGGACTGTAACAGATACAACAGGCAGAAAGTTCAAAGTCCTCCCTCCAGTTTTCAGCGAACGTCGTGTGGGCGAATGAAACTGCTCGGTGAGTccgtttgtttgttgttgtggcGTCGATGGGAGCTGACAGAGTTTTCATCAGAGGGAGATCTCAGCTGAGAGCTGTCTGGACCGGTTCAGGACGGAGGAGGAGTCCAGTTAGCATCAAACCAACCAGCAGCGTCGCGTCTGACAGTTCAGAGGCCCGAAGACCGACGAACCTGGAGTCGCTTCAAACGCCACTTTATGAGCTCATCTGAACttccacacaaataaaactgtcCGCAGAGCTGCAGGAGCCTTCAGGTCGAGAACATTCAGCTTTCATCATCGACCAACGAGCTCCGCTTTCATTGAATCTgatcagaacaacaacaacatggagctttaataaaaaacatttgGCAGCAGATTCAGTGAAGACGTTCAATCAGTCACAGTCTGATTAACTGTCAGCAGAAAGAAGAAACCAGAGCCACGTCAGTCTGAAGCCAGAACTCAATCAGGCTCATGAGGTCCTATCTGGCTCAGGATGTTGTCCCCGTTAGCTCCCAGGTGAGGGGATTCACGCTGATCACCTGGTGGGCAGCAGGCGAGAGCATTAGAGAGACTTTAAGAACCCATCTGGTCTCGAGGGGGTCATACCGACCAAACGTGGTCCGAGGAAGGAGAGCCACTGGGCcacagggtcagaggtcagaggtcagtttTGACCTGCAGGACCAGGCTTTGGCCACCAGGCGTCGCCGTTCACACCCAAAGTGATGTCATGAATCGTGTCCTGGGTGTCAGGGAGGACTTTGAACAGACCTGTGTGTGTTCCCAGGTCTTGGTGGATCTGGTCTGTTCTTCTGTAAAAGCTGTTAGCTCTTTGTTGATCTTCGTGATTCCATGTCATCTTGGCTCCGGCAGGTCCGAAGATTCGTGGGAGGTTCTGTGAAACATTAATGCGAAGGAAAGTGTTTGGCTGGTGAGGACGGAGCTTTTAGCACATTCCTCTCCAGCAGAACATAGACGTGGTCTGGGTTCAGTCctggttctgctgctgcagaaaacaggCCCACAGTCAGGGTGAGAATCTGAGTCAGCAGGTTGTGGATTCGGCCGCGCTGCCGATAGCTGAGCTGGCTGTTCGTCTGAAGAatgctgcttctgtttttctctgcaggggAAATCAGGAGAATGCAGAACTGCACTCGGAGTGTCGCAGAGATTATTGAACACCAACAGAACTGATAATTAAGGACAAGCTCCAAATACTTTGTTGGGTGGACCCTCAGTATCATATAATTACAGTCGGAGCAGCTGTCAGGAAACAGCTTTGCTGAAATGCTGAAGATTCTTTGAATGAATCTGGCTGGAGCGTGGATGGAGCGTCTGTTTCTGGAAGAACTTCACTCCAAGACGATGAGAAAATTGTGTGTCTCCTGATGTCCCCCAGTTATGGGGGCGGGGACAGATTTATTCACCCACATCAGGACGTGTCCATTGTCCCTCCATCGTGTTTGACTGGTCCCTGTTAATTTCTGAGTGCTGTTAGCGCCGTTAGCAGGCCTGCACTTCATGAAAACTATTTCATCTCTGCAGCATTCAAACATCAATGTGGGGCAGAAATAAAGAACAGCCAGTTATATTTAATGGCTGCAGTTCTTGTCCAGATTACCTTCACAATGAGCTCCACTGGGAAACACTAAGTTAAGTCTCGGTGGAGTTGGAGAGCTCCAAACTCTGAGAATGTTTCAACGTATTTCTAAACAGCCTTTTAATTCCCACAATAAAAAGTGGCCGTATATACTGAGCGTCTTTGTATGGGATTGATTTCTGAGACTATaacctgtttcctgtcagaagTGCTCTGTAAGGAGCAGCTCAcaaataatggaaaatgttGCTGCTAAGCGAGCTCTAATAGTTGGATCCGGCTCATAAACATGCGGCTGTATATTAGAATTTAATTAACCATCAGAATCACCAGTTTGAGTCCcatttttgtgctgtttggTTTGGAGTGAGTTCCACATTCTTCAGGGTGAAGTCAGCGCAGACTCTGACTTTTTTTCATGTATCTGTAATGATTTTACATGTTTATGACTGTGACTCATTGAAAAGAATGTTTTCCATCACTGAGTGAGGTCTTTCTCTGCTGCCACCCACCGCTCCGTCTCCTCCACACACGCCCAGTTAACGCCGCCACATGATGAGCCAAACATCATATTATTGAATGAGCTTTGAACTCTGCAGGTAAAACACCACGTCCAGCTCCAGTCGGTTACTCTCCACCCTTAATCCCACTTTGTTCCATCTTATgctttattttaaacacaactACATCCTCAGTTAGAAAACCACCAGAGCAACTGGACCGGGCCTGGACCGGGACCCCAGGAGGGCCCAGGGGGACACAGATGACGTGTCTTGACCCTGAATGTCCTCTATGGTGCTCAGAAATCTTTGTCAGAGTGAGAGGATGTTCTTTTTCGGTGGTGTCTCATGATTTAGCAGAAGAAGCTGCTTTTGTCTTTGGACATCCTACAGAAGATCACTGGAGACACACTGCTCCTTCAGTCCAGAACTCACAGATCCCATCTGGTCTGGGAGGAACCTGAGAGGACGGATGAtgcagaagaagcagcagttGGTCTTTTCAGAGGATGGATCCATAAAATTGGGTCTTTTCTGCCTGAACACTGAGTGACGGCTGTAACTGCTGTTCTGCGTCATGATGGCAGAACTTCCACTTCTGAAACTTCTGGAAAGAGCGAGAAAAGGTCAACGCTCCGGCAACAATTGCAGTAAACAGAAGTCAGGACGACGGTGAACAATAAAGTTCTGTGTTCTTGTGCTGCTGGAGTTTGAAGCTGTGTTGAATCATGACATCGAGATCCTTTAACACGAGGCCTGAAGTCTTCACGTTGGTCTCCGATCCAGCTGTGAGTCATGAGGCTTCAGATGGAGCTCTGAGACCTTCTGGTCCTtcactgctgctttctctgctgctcaggctGGACCTGAACTTCATTTAATCCTCTTTGACTTCATGTTCTTTTCACTAATAAAGTTCGGAAActctcaaaatgttttatatttcagcatCGTGGGAAGTTAAAAGACTCAACAGAAACCGTCTGTTGGAAGTTCATCTGATTAAACATTAGAGACGCTGCCGTTTGAAATCTTCAGGTCAAACTACTGATTACTGCTTTTAAAGCTGGTCTGCTGAACTTCATGCCTTAGACAACAGCGTCACCATGTGGACAGAAGGAGAGCAGCAGCCTGTCAAACCTGATTAATGCACTAAAAAACTAATGCAGAAACGCTGAGCCGATCAGAACTTAATAGTTTATTTGCCTTCACTTGTCAGTGTGAAGGTGCATTCTGGAACTAATTCAGCGTCGATGGAAAAACCACACAGATAAAACATCTTCTATTAGAAGTTTTATTATTTCCCgcacaaagtgaaaaactgcTTTAGTAGAAGGTGTTTGGTCTCTTGGTGGTGAAGCGGGGCTTGTGCTGGCGACGCAGGACTCTGTGAGGCAGCGGGAACTTGATCTTGGAGTCCTGAAAGAAGAGGGAGACGAGCAACCTTCAGTTTTTAAAGACTGTTTTAAACTGACAGTAAATCCAGATATTCTTCATGTTGCCAGTTTCAGAACCGCCAGGTTTGCAGACAGAAGCTGGAAATCTGGAAGAGGAATCTGGCTTTTTCTCTGGCGGGTTTTTAAACTGGATCTGACAAACATGGCAGCAGTCCAGAGAGAGGCCCGCCACACGCTAAGAAATGTGACATGTGGGTGGAGACTCACGTGGAACTGCTTGATGGCTGGTCTGCGACACTTGTTGGCAGCGATGACCTGCACCTTCATAATCTGGATGGAGTGGGCGCGAGCACGATGGCGAGCTCCCATATCACGATCTGGAAGACAGAGGATTTAGAGGATCAGGTTTAAGAAAAGCGCAGATCGGGAATCTGGTTGAGGTGTTTTTGGCTGACTGCAGTCAAAATACTGATGAATGGAGTTAGTCTAGAATgggtcacagccaatcagagagtctctagatcagtcctgaatgtttagGAGTTTGTGTTggcagaataaagagctgatttttcatcattaatgagcagaactcctgatcagataaagacagaaacgatccaaacacatgagaggaacttttctgtggaggaggaggaaacattcTGAACTGGTCAGACTGAATCAGATGAGTCTGAAGTCAAAAAGCAGGAGATGAAGTTCAAGCAGATGTTGCTTCATCTCTCTGCAGTTTCTAACCAaatctcatcatcatcaatattACAGACTGATATCTATTGATCAGCATCAAATGATTCTACTATGGAAGTAAAACCAGCAAGTTTTTAATGACGGAAATTAATAAAAGTTGAATCATTAATCTGAAAACTAAATCTGAATAACATCACAACGAaccagccagtcagtcagtcatatTACAAATGGATCTGTATTCTGATGTATTGATTATGGATCCCAAATCAGATCCAAAACAATGCTGCgtgttctgtctgtgtgtactcACAGCACTGGGTGACGGCTCCAGAGGTGGTCAGGTCTCTATACTCTCTGTACATGTTGTGGGTGCCGCTGCGAGAGTCGTAACGCAGCCAGATACCAAAGTTCTTCACCTTCAAAGGGGTCTTCTCGTGGACCTGgaccagatcagagaagaagaaaccatCAGGTTACAGAAACCAGACTTGCAGAATCTGTTTGGACCTCAAACTGGACTCTGAAGgttcattataattattatattagaTGAgtaattaaaaatcaaacataaaCCGGTTCCTCAAGCTTGTGTGATAACtgaacatctttgtttttttgtttttttttaactttccttTAACATTTCATTGATAAATGATTAGTTTAGTAATAGATGATCAATAAAGACTGATCAGCTGCAGTTTGAGCTCAGTGTCTGacctcttccctcctcttttcacctccagctgcttcacacaACAGCATCCCCCTCAAACCTGCCGGCTGACAACAGAGCTCGAAGGAGAAAGCAGCTGTAACTTAAAAGCAGTGAAGCTGAGGTGCAGATGCCTACCAGGCCACAGTAGACTGTCTCTCCAGAAgccttcttcatcttcctcagctGGGAGACAAAGTACCAGAAACGGGACTTGGCCACAACATGGTTGGGGGCAAAGATCCTCATCCGGTATAGGGGGGGGGCAGGATTCTTCGGAGAGGGCAGCAGACGCCCAATGACTTTGTACTCCCGAAGCTGTGTGCAGAAGAAAACAGTGTTAGTGAAGTGAACACGAGGTGTTCACAGTCAGTGTCGATCCTTGAATTCACTTTCAAaggcactgcagcagcagagaaaggcGACAAGGATCTGGTTTTTGTCTGCACACCAGACAAAGTCCCCTCACAGACAAGATGGGACCTTTGGGTTTGGGTGCACATGTGGTGACATGAACAGAAACAACTGTTAAAAGCGGCAGAGTCAGTGCATGTATTTAGAGACAAATTCAGAAACTTTACTTTTCTGACTTATTTGGGGCTGATGaaccacaaacaaaaatcaatatgacactaacttgtgtttttctgttgctgcaggAAAAGTTCAGCTTTAACTTggtcaaacaaacattttaaataattacaataatgaTTCTTTTTCAAGAGTCTGATCAAGTCTCTGAAAGGTTTCTATGTTTTACTTTACAGTGATTCTaaatgaaatgtgtaaatatttctgCAGCATATTTAGTTATTATTTTAGGTTAGTTTATAATCTGTGTGAAGTATAACGTGCACACAGAACTGTAGATTCAGggtcaaacagcagcaaaaacctGATCATGTCAACAGCCGGGAACATgtaaacactttgtttttagaAGCTCCAAATGTCATTTTAAGAGTTCATCTTTCTAAAGATGAACTATAATCCGCTGAAATAAAACTCCACACTTCAGCCACATTagcggctaacgttagccacATGTCCAACGAGTCGCTTTAAGGAGCGGCCGTTTCCCAGATTATCGATCATTTCGGTGATTAATCTGATGGACAGCAGAACTACACCAGAACGGTCCAATCTGTTGGACAGCAGTTCTCTGGCTGCTGTCCGGCCGTCCACATGGTACCGCGGCCGCCATGTTGGAGCCGCGGAAACCATCGGGCCGAAAACGCCTTAAATCATCACTTTAACGCACACTTCTCTGGAACATTAACGTCCAAATCGGAAGAATATGGTTTTATGTCCCGATATCGGCCGGTTGTGGCCGTGGGTGACCGGCTGAGATGGTTAAATTGAAGGTTTTACGTACTGTGCCGGACGCCTTCATGGTGTCTGCCGCTCACTGCCgcagaaaagaggaagcagaagggCGGAGACTGCGCATGTCACAAGGACGGAGAgcggaaggagggagggagggaggatcCTTCCTGCTCTTTTGATCAACGTTTAATTTAGATTAActtcactttgatttttattaattttaggCGTATAAAATAGTGCTGAGGGACAGCGCATAAAACATGATACCAAATTAATggaacaaattaaaattgttggttttaattttttgtttgttttttttttttttttttttagaaaaaactATCAACGTCCCTACGAGTCAGAAACTAACTTTTAGAAGATTATACATTTATAGCTGTATTTAAAACATCTGTTAATGTGTATAATGTTTATAAATCAATTTTTAATAAcgataaaaattatatatattttaaacgCTGTGGTGAATATCTTCCGGGGTCGTGACCAGGAAGTGGTCTGAGTGGACACGCCGCAGCGCCGCCGGATCGTGTGAGTTGAACCGACGTGCATCTGATTTCTGGAGACTTCGCGGCGGCTCCGCGCAGAGTTAACGGAAGAGGGAGGCGAAACAAACCCGATGAACTGAGGTGTCTTTAAGGTAAGTCCTCCCGGACGCTCCGCTGATCTCTGATCGGCAACGGAGTTTGTAATTTTCACGACTGCAGGTAACGTTTCCGAGCCGCCACGGACCGGCAGAAAATACCGTCAAACTGCCCTCACCTGGCCCACACAGTCCGGGGGGGGGGCGTTCTTAGCTGCCCCCGGTGAGGACCGGACTTTTACCGGGTGTTACTCCGTCAGGGTTCATCCAGGGTGGCAGCTGTGAAGCTAAATAACCGGCTAACCGGAGCTAGCCGGAGTTAGCTGAAGTCAGCTATTTTGTATTGGGTGAAGTTGTTAGCATGTAGCACCGCAGTGTCAACTTTTCGAGGAGTGGCCCGGGAACCGTGTCTCTCTTCGGCCTCCAGCCTCCGACAGGGACATCCGTGTGGATCTTTAACACCTCTTTGTCGACGGTGCTGATGTTTTAAGGCCACTTCAGGGCTGTAaagtgttgactgtgtgttgcaTC
This window encodes:
- the rpl18a gene encoding large ribosomal subunit protein eL20, whose protein sequence is MKASGTLREYKVIGRLLPSPKNPAPPLYRMRIFAPNHVVAKSRFWYFVSQLRKMKKASGETVYCGLVHEKTPLKVKNFGIWLRYDSRSGTHNMYREYRDLTTSGAVTQCYRDMGARHRARAHSIQIMKVQVIAANKCRRPAIKQFHDSKIKFPLPHRVLRRQHKPRFTTKRPNTFY